A region of the Helicobacter ganmani genome:
TGACAGAACCCGAAGCAATAAAGCAACCTTTTAAGAATCCCACTTCTTGCCCCACCCAAATATGGTCGCCTAGATAAATGCTTTTGCTAGGATTAAGGCGTAAATTAGAATCCTTATCATAAATCAAATGAGGGTCAGCCGTCCTAAACCAAATAGAATAAGAAATTAAACTATTGCTACCTACAATAATATTTTTACGCTCTGTTGCTGCAAAGCCCCTCCTTGAAGCGGGGTTAAAGTAATTATTACTCCCTATGAAGCATACACTCTCATGTTGCACATCAATAGAATCCGCAGTCATTGTAGAATCGCCAATAAATACCAAAGCATTCTTACCTCCAAAATTGATATTCGTATTTTTCAAACAACTTTTTGCACTTAAAAACAAAATATTCCCACTTCCGACAAAGTGAATTTTGGAATTTTGCAAAATGCTTTCTAGTGGCTTAAAATGATAGATTATATTATTTTTTGCGTTTATTGTTTTAAACATTTCTATTCCTTATCCGCGCTCAAGGTCTTTTGTAGTTTTCCACCATCTACCGCCTTAAGCTTAAAGGCTTGCACACATTGTCCCTGCGCAATCTCACATACAATCATCTGAAAAATACTCGGGATTCCATTCCCCTCTGGCACATTTAGACGATTGGGCAAACCACTCAAAAATCTCTCAATCGGTTCTTTTGCGTCCATTCCAATCACGCTTTCTCTTGCACCACACATTCCAACATCACTTACGCCAAATGTCCCGCTAAAAATCTCCAAATCATCTGTACCAATATGCGTATGTGTGCCGCAAATCGCGCTAATTTGCCCTTTTAACATCATAAACATTGCGCGTTTCTCACTTGTTGCTTCTGCGTGAAAATCCAAAAGAATATTAAAAATCCCCTCTTGGTGTAACGATTCCACCGCACCTCTAGCGCAAAGGAATGCATTATCACATTGTGGCATACCAAAATGTCCCATTAGATTAAGAATCGCAAAAGATTCATTTCTGATTTTCCCACGATAGATTCCGCTTCCCACCACATCTTGCGGATAGTTATGCGGGCGCAAGACATTAGAATTTTTCAATGCCAAAAGAGGAAAAATATCCTTTTTGTCCCAAATATGATTCCCTCCTGTAAAAACATTGACGCCTACTTCTTGAAGCTCCTGCACACAAGAAATGCTAAGTCCAAATCCGTGGCTTGCATTCTCCCCATTTGCCACAACAAAATCTAGTGCAAATTCCTCTTTTGCTTGAGGCAAATAATGCGCCACTTGTTTCCTGCCAATCTTACCAACAATATCTCCAATCATTCCAAATCGCATTGTGTTCCTTAAGATTCTTTACTTTTATTCTGTAATTGTTTTGACTTTAAACTTTCTAAATGAGTAAAAACTGCTGTTAATAAATCGTCTTCATCTTTGCTTGCGGCTTTAATCATCAATTTCTCACCCTTTAAATCCACAAAAGAAATGTTTTGTTGATAATTCAAAATACTTGAGATTCCACAATTCCGTGCAATAATTTTAATACGAATTAAGTCCAAAAATTGCCTTGTATAGACATCTAATCTCCCAAATCGCTCCTCAATCTCTCCTTCAATTAAAAACACAGCATTTTCGTCTTCACTCTTAGAAAGCCTCCGATAAATCTCCAAACGCAACCGCTCCGATTCTATCAATTCGGGATTTAAAAATGCCGTAACGCTAAGTTTCACATCAATGGGGTTTTGTTTTTGTTGCACATCTCCACTCAAAGTAAAAATCGCCTCCTCAAGCAAACGCAAATATAGAGAATAGCCTATATTTTTGATATGTCCGCTTTGTGCTTCGCCCACTAGATTGCCTCCCCCACGAATCTCCAAATCGTGATAGGCTAATGCCCCTCCACTGCCTAAAAATGAGTTTTTCTCTAATGCCAAAAGACGTTTTTTGGCATCTGCAGTAATGCTTTCAAAATCCTCTACCAAAAGATAACAAAATCCCCCTTTATTACTTCGCCCTACGCGTCCGCGTAATTGATGCAAATCTGCGATTCCAAAACAATCTGCACCATCTACTAAAATCGTATTCGCATTGGGCAGATGAATCCCTGATTCTACAATGCTTGTGCAAAGCAAAAGATGATACGCGCCTTTGGCAAAATCTAGCACAATGTCTTCTGCTTGCGAAGAGGGGATTTGCGAATGCAGAATCGCAAGCTTTAATTGCGGCAAAATACTTAAAAGTTCCTCTTTTTTTTGTGCCATTGTGGCAATATTGTTGTGAATATAAAAGATTTGCCCACCTCTGCGAATCTCACGCAAGATGACTTCTTTTAACAAAATCTCATCATAGGCTTTCACAAAAGTGCGTGTAGCCTGCCTCTCACTTGGGGGAGTTTTTAACTCACTCAAACCTTTAATGCGAGAAAGTGCCATATTAAGCGTTCTTGGAATCGGAGTGGCAGACATAGAAAGCAAATGAATATTTTGGCTTAGTTCTTTAATCTTTTCTTTTTGTTTCACTCCAAATTTATGCTCCTCATCTATGATAATCAAGGCTAGATTCTTAAACTCTACATTAAAAAGCGCATGTGTGCCAACGACTGCATTTAAATCGCCCTTTTTAAGACTAGCCAAAATATTCTTTTTGTCTTTTGCGCTAACATAGCGGTCTAGGCGGGCTAATTTCAACCCAAAAGGCGCAAAACGTTCTTGCAGAGTATTGAAATGTTGATATGTCAATAAAGTTGTTGGGGCAATGATGGCAGACTGATAACCACTCAAAAATGCTGCAAACATCGCATTCATTGCCACTTCTGTTTTGCCAAATCCCACATCTCCGCTTAGCAATCTATCCATTACACGTCCCGAGCTTAAATCCTTAAAAATCTCTGTAATTGCTTGCGTTTGGTCTTCTGTATAATGGAATCCGCTTTGATTTTGGAAAATTAAAATTTCCTCCTTTGCTGTATCAAAAACCACGCCATCAAGCAATTCGCGTTTTGCTGCTAGTGCGATGATTGCATTTGCGATGATAAAAAGTTTTTCTCTGACTTTTTCTTTGAGTTTTGCGAAAGAGCCTTTCCCTAAGCGGTCTAACAATGGAATCCCTCCACTATCTGCCACATAGCGGTCAATTCTTTCTAAATTTTCAACAGGCAAAAGTAGTTTGTCTTCACCTAAATAGCGCAACTCAATGAAATCACGCGTCGCTCCAAAGATATTTGCCTGCACGATTCCATTAAAAATTGCCACCCCATAATCGCAATGCACAACATAATCACCAATATTTAACTCATCTAAAAAGATTTTAGCCTTAAGGTGTTTTTTTTGTTTCTGAGGAGAATTAAGAGATAAAATAAGCTCATCTTTTCCCAAAATATTGACTGAAATATCCAAATTTAACAGAATCTTAAAATGTGTGTCCGCCAATGTAATTCCTGCTTGACGCACTTGAGATTCCGTCTTTGCAATAATAGTAATTTGTTTATTTTTGTGAAACTCCAAAAAGTTTTTTAAAGTATTGAAATGATAATCAAAATCCTGATATTCTTCACTTTTTGGGATTTCTTTGCTCTTTAAGATTCTTTGCACACTTTGTTCATTGTATTCTTGAAATTCTAAAATTTCTTTCGCAAATTCCTTAACATTTGGCAATACAATAAATGGGTAAGTTTGCAAAAAATCTTGCGCAGCGTTAATTTTATCCAAATACCAAAACCCAAAACTAGCTAAACTGCTACTTTTTTCAATATCCAAAAAAGAAGTTTGTTGTTCTAAGATGATATTTTGTAAAATTGTATGAGATTCGGCATTGAGGTTAAAAAATGCGGGTGGAATCGCGAGTGTTTCTAATTCTTCTTTGGAACAAAGTTGGCTTTGAACATCAAATGTGCGAATACTCTCTATCTCATCGCCAAAAAGTATTATGCGACAAGGTTGTGAGCTAAATACATCAATAATCTCTCCTCTAATAGAGACTTCACCACTAAGCTCTACCAAATCCACAAACTCATAGCCTAAGTAAAATAAAGTTTCTTTGAAATCCTTTAAAGAAAGAGTAGAACCGACTTTTAATTCAATGCTTTGGAGGGATTCCGTATTGGGTAACGGATACAATAAAGTAGAAAGAGGGCTAAAGAGAATCTTTGGGCTTTTGCAAGAATAAAACTCTCTTAACACAACAAAGATTTCACTTAACTCTTCTTGGAAACTGCGCAAATCTTCACCAAATTTAGCGCGAAAATCCGGTAACACAAAAGTGTTAATTCCTAAAAATCGTGCGACATCGCTAGCATTTAGCGCACTTTGCCTCTCTTCACTTATGATAATTAAACCATTTTTAAAATGGGAATCAAATTCTTTCTTAAAACCTTTCAGATACGCATAAACACTACTTTGACTCACCGCCATCCTCTGATTTTTTTAGACTAAAGGGAGCCACTTTTGATTTATCTAAACCCATTTTATTGATTTTATCAAACCCATTGGTGCATTCATTGTTTTTATACACAACGCTTTGTCCAACAAATTCACCTGTTTTTTCAATAATCAATTCTTTAGCGGTAATACTACCATCAATTCTGCCTTGTGGTAAAATCTCTACAATATTGCATTCGCAATTTCCCATTAATTTTCCACTCACCACCAAATGTTCGGAATTAATACTACCATTGACGCTACCATTTTTACCAATTGCAACATTTGTTTTAGCGATAATGTTACCTTCTAAAGTCCCATCAACATGTAAATTACACTCACTAATCACATCACCTTTTATTTTTGTTCCTTGTGCGATAATGCTGGTGTTGCCTGAATTTCCACTAATTTGTTTATCATTGTTAGCAAAGATTGCCATTTTATGTTTTTCTCCTTTTCAAAAATTTGCGTATAATCCCGCATCGTCCATTCTATAAATGGGCGCGGATTAAGGTCGCGACTTAAATAGCGAATTTCATAGTGCAAATGCGGTCCGGTGCTTCTACCACTATTCCCAGAATATGCGATGAGTTGCCCGCGTTGCACAAAATCTCCCTTATTCACAACAATTTTGCTCAAATGAGCATAAAATGTTTTGAATCCAAAAGAATGTTCTAATTTTACCATAATTCCATAACCACCATTATAACCATTATTGGTAAAATCTGCCACACCATCTGCGGGCGCATAAATCGGTGTCCCAACGGGAATTCCAAAGTCAATACCATTATGAGGTTGGGTGCGCTGTAAGACAGGATTCACGCGTGCTCCCCATTCAGAAGTGATACGATAACTTCCACGTAGAGGAACACCATTAGGGATTAATTGCATTACAAATGCCTTTTGTGCGCCTGTTATTCTTGCTAAATCCACGCGTTCAATCAAACTTAAATCTTGTGGTGCTTCAATAATCTGGTCACTTAAGCCTACGATTCCTTCTAAATCCTCAATTCTATCAGAAACTTTTACTAATTCTTCTGTTTTTTCATCTACCAAAGCGCGTAATTGCTCATTTTTTTCGTTGATTTTCAAATATTCTTGCTGCATTAAATCACGTTTTATTTCAATCTGTTCCACTTCTTTTAAAAGCAGGCGAATAGAGATAAAACTAAAGAAAAATATCACAACAACAAGCAAGATGATATACAACATAATTTGCTTCATATATTGGTGAATATTATATTGTTTAGAACCATTTACATCGGTAATAGTAACAACAAAGCGATTCTTCACATTTCCCCCTATCTTTTTGTTTTTGAAAAATGTGTCAAAAACTCTGCGACAACACTAAATGAACCGCATACTAAATAATTTTCTTCTGGATTAAGATTCATCATTTTAAAATCTTTAAATTCTATCTTTAATTCTTGTAAAATCTTTTCTAATTGAGCCTTTGCAATCATTCGCATATTGGCAATTTCTAATATCTCTACACGTTTAATTATCGGTGCTAACGCACTCAAAACTGCGCGAGGATTTTTATCAAAGTATGAATTATAAATTAAAACACATTTATTTTGGCTAAAATAATGATTTTTAAATTGCTTTACTAACGCTTGTGCCGCATTGACATTATGTGCAACATCTAAATAAAGATTGGGTGCAAGCCTTTGCAAACGCCCTTGCAAATCCAATGAAGGCAGAATCTTTAAGCACTCTAGCGAAAAATTTGCTAAAACATTTTGTGAAAATTCTTGCTTTTGTTCTAAGATTTCTTTCAAAGCCAATAAGCCATAATAAGCCAAAGTCAAATTTTGCGCTTGATAATAGGGGTAATCTTTCCTTGCAATCCATTGAGAAATCTCATCAGGAATTTCTTTAAGGATTTCTAATTTTGCATTTTTTTCTTTGGCGATTTCTTGTGCAATGCTTATAATTTCCTCTGCATTTTCGCTTTGGAATCCCAAAATTGCTCTTTTGGACATTGCTTTTAATTTGGTGGTTGCGATTTTTTCTAAAGTATCCCCCAAAAACTCTTGATGGTCTAAACCAATGCTCGTAAAAAGCGATAATTCTGCTTGCACACAAGTCGTTGTAGAATCAAATTCACCCCCAAGCCCTGCTTCAAGCACCAAAATATCGCAATTTTTGAAAACCTCCAAAGCCAAGAAAGTTAAAACTTCAAAATAGCTTGCTTTTTCTAATTGCAATTCTGCGGTGGAATCCAATGCCAAAAATGCTTCATTCAAAACCTCTCTTGAAAGATTTGCCCCATTTTTCCAAAATCTCTCCTCAAGAGACAACAAATGCGGGGAACTAAAATGCCCGACATTAAATCCAATTTTATGCAATATTAAACTCAAAAACCTTCCTGTGCTCCCCTTGCCATTTGTGCCAATTACTTGAATAATTGTTTGTGTAGGCAAAGACACAATGTTTAATTGTTGTAAAATTTTGGGAGCACGTGCGGGGTCAAAAGGAGCATATTCTAATCCCTTTTCATCTAAAAATCTTTCTAATTGCGTCTCATTGTGTGCGTTAAGATTCATAATTAATAATTCCTTTTGAGTCTTTGTGTTTGCTAAATTCCTCCAAACTTACTTTTAACATATTTTCTAAACTTTCAGATTCTACCCTATGCGAGACTTGTGCGCTTAGAGAAATATTAATGCGCGTTTGCTGAAACATAAAAATACTTTGGCTCACTATGGAATCTAAATTGCGGATAAATTCTATTGCCTCCTCTTTGGAACGTTCTAGCAAACAAGCCAAAAACTCTTCCTCACCATAATATGCTATCAAATCACTTTCATTGCTGTATCGTTTGAGTAATCTCCCCAAAGTTGCCATAACGCGTTTGGCGGCTTCTAATCCGAAATGTTCCTTAACCTTTTCATAAGCTGCAATCCCAAAAACAATCACAGAATAATTTTTTTGATTGTTTTGAAATTGCGATTCCGCAAAATCCAATACTTCTTGCATTCCCTCTTTGCTTACAAGTGTTGTCATTGAATCAATCGGCAAAGAATAAATGTCATTATATTTCAAAGGAACGGATTTGTGCTTTGGCTGATGTGTAGAAGTTGTGGTTTGATGATGTTTTGGTGATTTTTTTGCAACTTGATTTTGCTCTAACTTGGAAAATTGTTCTTTCAAAATTTTTTCTAATTTATGCAAGAGCTTTATCTTGGTTTCTTTATTTGTATTCTTTTTCAAACATTTGCGCGCTTCCTCTTGCCAATGACAAAACGAAGAATTTTGAATCTTAAACCCACTCAAAACTTCTAAACCTTTAGCCAAATCTATGAAATCCAATTCTACGATTCCTTTCATCTGTTCCGCCCAACGCTCACGCCATATTTGCATAGATTGTGCATTGAGTTTATCAATTTCCAATAATTGTCCTTTGGCAAGCATACTAATTTCCTTATGTGGATGCGTCGTGAGCAAACGCAAAAGCAACTTTAGAATCTCTAATTGAGTATAAAAATTTCTCTTATAAAAAAACAGATGATGGATAGATTGCACCAAAGAAGTAATTAATTCATTTTTATTTTTAAATTTCCGATTAAATAAACTCTCTCTTACTTCCTTATCTAACATTTCAAGGATTTTTTCTGTGCTAAAGTCTATTTCTCCTACATTGCTGCCTAATTTTTTTGCTTGAGCATAAAAGGCTTCTGCATAAAATTCTGGTGTAGGCTCTTTGCCCTCTTTCAACAATGCTTTCAATGCTTCTCTAGCAATTATTTGAGCATTTTGCATTATTGCACTTCAATTCCCACTTGAGAAACAAAACCATCAATTGCTTGCAAGAGTGCTTGATTGATTGCCTCAAGACGAATAGAATCTGTAATCACGGAAGTATCGTTCAGTGAAAAATTGTAATAACCCTTTTTTGAAAATTGACGCGTTGCTTGTGTTAAGGTATTGGTATATTTAAATTCCACCGTTACTTCGCAGCGATAAAAAGTAGAAAATCCCGTGCGATTTTCCGCAAGAGAACTAAACGCCACTCTTTGCAGCTGCACCTCAATGATAGCGGTAGAATCCTCCTTATTGGATACATTTGCGTGCAAACGTTCAAAAATTGCCTTTGAGATTTCATCTTTTAAGGCTACACTATTTTGTGGGTCGCGCGCATTGATTTTAACTTCTACATAAACTTTATCTCCCACTGCCTTTTGAGCCTTATGTGCAATGGGCTGATAACCGCACGCACTAAATAGTAGCAAAAATCCGATAGAAAAAGTAATTTTAAAGATTCCAAACATTATTGGACCACAAAATTTACTAATTTTTTAGGCACAACAATTTCTTTAAGAATTGTTTTGCCTTCTATCCACTTCGCAACTTCTGCTTTAGCAAGATTCAAAATCTCTCCATTACTACTTGTTAAATCCACTTTGATTTCTCCGCGTCTTTTCCCATTAATCGTGATTGCCATTACGATAGAATCCTCTTTTAAAGCTTCCTTATCTATTGGAATTTCTGTAAAATTTTGCAAGCAAAAGTATTCTTGACTTAATTCCCAACAAATATGAGGAATAATCGGCTCTAAAATATTTAAAAGAATAAAATATCCCTCACTCCAAATTTCTGCATTATCTTGTTCGTTTAAGGCATTTAAAGCCTCCATACACGCAGCAATTAGGGTATTAAAAGCATAACCATTGGCGTGACAGAAAGTTTCTTGATATTTTTTCAACGCTTCATAAACCTTTTTGCGCGCATATTTTTCTTTTTCATTTAAATTTTGCGATTGGATTTTGGGCAAATTTTGTATTTTTTGTATCTTTTCCACCTTAGCACAAAGTCGTTTAATGAAGCGATATGAACCTTCCAAGGCAAAATCATTCCATTCTAATTCGCGCACTGGAGGTGCTGCAAAAAGAATAAATAATCGTGCAGTATCTGCACCATATTGCGCAATAATTTCCTCTGGATCTACCACATTTCCTTTAGACTTGCTCATTTTTGCGCCTTCTTTGGTTACCATACCTTGCGTCAAAAGATGAGAAAAAGGCTCACTAGAATCCGTATAGCCCAAAGAGCGTAGGACTTTTGTAAAAAATCGTGAATAAAGTAAGTGCAAAATTGCGTGCTCAATTCCACCAATATATTCATCTACATCCATCCAATAACTCTCATCTGCGCGACTAAAGGCTTCTTCTTGACGCAATTGTGTCGGTGTCGTATAACGCAAAAAATACCAACTAGATTCTACAAAAGTGTCTAATGTGTCTGTCTCTCTCACAGCATTTTTGCCACATTGCGGACAAGCACAATGCTTCCAATAAGGGTGCTTATCTAGCGGATTTCCCTCTCCGTCAATCATAACATCTTCAGGTAATGTAACAGGCAAATTTGTCTCTGCTACGATTCCACAATCTTTACAATGCACTAATGGAATCGGAGTGCCCCAATATCTCTGTCTTGAAACACCCCAATCCCGCAATTTAAAATTCACAACAGCTTTACCTAATTGATTTTTCTCAAAATATTCAATAATTTTGATTTTTGCCTCTTCATTATCCAATCCATTAAATTCTTGCGAATGAATTAAGATTCCATTTCCGTCATAAAAGTTCTCTTTTGCTAGCTTTGCCTTAGAATCTTTTGCAATAATGACAGGGAGAATCGGTAAGTGGTATTTTTTGGCAAAATCATAATCCCTTTCATCGTGTGCAGGCACACTCATAACCGCACCGCTTCCATAGCTGATGAGGACAAAATTTGCGACCCATAGCGGAATTTTTGCGTGTGTTAGCGGGTGGATTACGGAAATACCAAGTGGCACCCCCTCTTTGTCTTGTTGTGCGCGCTCTTTTTCGCTTGTATTTTGAATCGCAAGGATTTGCTCTGTTTGTTTTTGTGTGATTCCATAAGATTCTGCATTTTCTAAAACCGCTTTTACAAGAGGGTGTTCTGGAGCCAAAGCGCAATAACTTACACCAAAAATTGTATCTGGACGCGTAGTGAAAACTTCTATATTCTCTATCGCACCTTTTGAATATTCTATTTTGTTTTCTAATTTAAAAGTGAATTTCAATCCCTCTGACCTGCCAATCCAATTTCTTTGCATTGTCAGCACTTGATTAGGCCATTTACCTTCTAATGTTTCTAAATCGTCCAATAATTCTTGTGCATAATCCGTAATTTTAATGTAATACTGATACATTTCCTTTTGCACCACAGGAGTATCACAGCGCCAACATTTCCCCTCAATCACTTGCTCGTTTGCAAGCACGGTTTGGTCTTTTGGACACCAATTCAAAAAACCTTTCTTGCGATAAATCAAGCCTTTTTCCCACATTGCAATAAATAAAGATTGTTCCCATTTAGAATAAATAGAATCACAAGTGGCAAATTCGCGTGTTTTAGAGAATGAGAATCCCAAACTATAAAGCTGACGTTTCATATTTTCAATATTAGAATAAGTCCAAACTTTTGGGTGAGTTTTATGTTTTATTGCAGCATTTTCTGCGGGCATTCCAAAGGCGTCCCAACCAATCGGGTGCAAGACATTGAATCCCTCCTTGCGAAATTTTCTAGCAATTGCATCACTAATACAATAATTGCGCACATGCCCCATATGAATATTACCGCTAGGGTAAGGAAACATACTTAAAATATATTTTTTGGGTAATGTTTTATCGGGTTTTGGTTCATATGCTTGATTCTCTTCCCAAAAATCTTGCCATTTCTTTTCAATTGCTTTTGCATTATACTCCACATTTACTCCTAATTGTAGTCATTATAGCTTTTAACGCTTTCAATTGCTACAAATACGATAGAAACGATATTTGCCACCACTGCTCCTAATGCCAAAGCCACTGCGACATTTGTATTATCAAATACCTGCATATAGATAAAAGAGGGAATTAAATGTAAATCCGCTACAAGCGAGGCTGCCATTAATTCTGCAGACATATAACTTCTTACACCAACTTTTAAAATCGTGGATAAAAGATTGACGCCACCGGCAATAAATAGCATTACAAGGCTTTGGTCATACAAAAATCCGACTGTAGAAGTTAAACTCATTAAAATAAAAAATATAAAGAGAACCTTACCCCAATCCATTATATCCTTCCTTTCTCATACATTTCGCGTAATTTCTTTTTCTCCAATGCTCTACGCTCGGCATCAGCAACTTTTTGATGATATTTTTTTAAATCAAACTTAAATAAAATCACTAATTTACTTGCAACAAAAATAGAACTATAACTTCCCACAATAGAACCTACCAACATCGGCAGACTAAAGCCTTTGATGATTTCTCCTCCAAAAAGATAAAGTGTAAAGACAGAAAAAAACATTGTCAAAGAAGTGAGTATTGTGCGTGAAAGCGTTGCAGAAAGTGCCTCATTGATAACCTTTTCTAAACCATCATTTACACGCAAGCCAATCGTTTCTCGGATTCTATCAAAAATAATAATCGTATCATTGATAGAATAACCAATCAAAGTCAAAAGTGCAGCAATCACTTCTAGGTTTAAGTCAATATCAAACAAAATCACAGCACCCGCAGAAATCACGACATCATGCACAAGTGCCAAAACCGCCGCTAGTGCAAATCTCCACTCATAACGATAAGAAACATACAGCATAATACTCACAAGTGCCAATACAAGGGCTAAAGTGCCTTTTTCTTGCAATTCGCTCCCCACTTTTGGACCGACAATATCTACACGTCTAATATTCAATGTACCAGTATCTTTCAAGACTTCTGCGACTTCCTCACCAATGTTTTGATTTACGCTTGAAGTCGCGGTAGGTAGCTTGATTAAAATCTCTTCAGGAGAACCAAACTCACTGACTTGCGCACCTTTATAGGAATCTACCAAATCCAACTTCGCCCGAATCTCTGCCAAAGGCGCAGGTGATTCGTATTGTAGTTGAATCAATGTCCCACCAGCAAAATCCACACCCAATGTGAAGCCCGGTTTCATAAACAAAACCAAGGACACAACAAACAAAATCAAAGAAAGCACGATTCCATAGCTTGACATCTTGACAAAATCATAAATTTTTTTGTGTTTGAAAAAATCCATTTTTTTCCTTAACTTGCTCTCTCTTTATAACCAAACCACAAGGCATAGTTTCCAGATTTCATAATATAATTCTGCAAAGCTCTAAAAACTCCGTGTGTGCCAACAATAGCAGTGATAATAGAAGCCAAGATTCCAATACTCATTGTGATTGCAAAGCCTTTAATTGCACCCGTTCCGCACATATAAAGTAAAATTGCAGCAATCAAAGAAGTAAGATTGGAATCAAAAATTGCCCTTGAAGCATTTGCGTAGCCATTTTCCATTGACTTGATAAAATTCTCTTTGGCGCGGAATCCCTCACGGATTCTTTCATTAATAATCACATTTGCATCTACTGCCATACCAACAGTTAGAATAATTCCCGCCATTCCGGGAAGCGTTAAAGTCGCACCAAAAAGTGCCATAACCGCAACCACTAGCAAGATATTTATCACCATTGCAAGATTTGCAATCATTCCTGCGATTCCATAATAAAATACCATAAAGCCCATAACAAGCACCGCACCTGTGATAAGTGCCACTAAAGAAGCTTGAATACTATCCGCTCCTAAAGAGGGACCCACACTACGTTTTTCTAGCAAAGTAATAGGAGCGGGTAATGCGCCACTTCTTAGCGCAATTGCTATATCACTTGCTTCTTGCACGCTAAATCCACCACTAATCTGTCCGCTTCCTCCTCCAATTCTCTCGCGAATCACAGGGGCGGAATAGACTTTGCCATCTAGCACGACTGCCATACGATTGCCAACATTTTTACCCGAGAAATCACCAAAAATCTTTCCACCTTGTGTATTTAAGGTAAAATTAATAATTGGTTGTCCATTCTGGTCATACGCCGCTCTTGCGTCTGTTAGCATTTCTCCATCTAAAACAGGAATTGCTTTGAGCAAAATCTTTTGCTCGGGATTATTAATGAAAGGCAAAATCACATCACCCAAAGATTCTGCCTCTAGTTCTGTCATACTAGAAACTCTTGCGTTGCGTGCTTCATCTACCGCCATCATTTGCAAATGCCCACCTTTTGAGATAAGTTCTAAAGCGCGTTGTTCCTCTTCTTGTGTTTTAATACCCGGCAACTGCACCAAAATCGCGTCATCGCCTTGCTTGGTTACGCTTGGCTCGGATAATCCAAATTGGTCTAAACGATTCCGAATATTGCTAATTGCCTGCTCAATCGCAAAATTCTCTATATTTACAATTTCATCTTCCGTAAGAGAAAGTGTATAGTTTAGATTTTGCTCCTCTATTTTTAAACCCGAAATTTCTTTTAAAT
Encoded here:
- a CDS encoding LbetaH domain-containing protein; amino-acid sequence: MFKTINAKNNIIYHFKPLESILQNSKIHFVGSGNILFLSAKSCLKNTNINFGGKNALVFIGDSTMTADSIDVQHESVCFIGSNNYFNPASRRGFAATERKNIIVGSNSLISYSIWFRTADPHLIYDKDSNLRLNPSKSIYLGDHIWVGQEVGFLKGCFIASGSV
- a CDS encoding TIGR00282 family metallophosphoesterase; the protein is MRFGMIGDIVGKIGRKQVAHYLPQAKEEFALDFVVANGENASHGFGLSISCVQELQEVGVNVFTGGNHIWDKKDIFPLLALKNSNVLRPHNYPQDVVGSGIYRGKIRNESFAILNLMGHFGMPQCDNAFLCARGAVESLHQEGIFNILLDFHAEATSEKRAMFMMLKGQISAICGTHTHIGTDDLEIFSGTFGVSDVGMCGARESVIGMDAKEPIERFLSGLPNRLNVPEGNGIPSIFQMIVCEIAQGQCVQAFKLKAVDGGKLQKTLSADKE
- the mfd gene encoding transcription-repair coupling factor, whose product is MAVSQSSVYAYLKGFKKEFDSHFKNGLIIISEERQSALNASDVARFLGINTFVLPDFRAKFGEDLRSFQEELSEIFVVLREFYSCKSPKILFSPLSTLLYPLPNTESLQSIELKVGSTLSLKDFKETLFYLGYEFVDLVELSGEVSIRGEIIDVFSSQPCRIILFGDEIESIRTFDVQSQLCSKEELETLAIPPAFFNLNAESHTILQNIILEQQTSFLDIEKSSSLASFGFWYLDKINAAQDFLQTYPFIVLPNVKEFAKEILEFQEYNEQSVQRILKSKEIPKSEEYQDFDYHFNTLKNFLEFHKNKQITIIAKTESQVRQAGITLADTHFKILLNLDISVNILGKDELILSLNSPQKQKKHLKAKIFLDELNIGDYVVHCDYGVAIFNGIVQANIFGATRDFIELRYLGEDKLLLPVENLERIDRYVADSGGIPLLDRLGKGSFAKLKEKVREKLFIIANAIIALAAKRELLDGVVFDTAKEEILIFQNQSGFHYTEDQTQAITEIFKDLSSGRVMDRLLSGDVGFGKTEVAMNAMFAAFLSGYQSAIIAPTTLLTYQHFNTLQERFAPFGLKLARLDRYVSAKDKKNILASLKKGDLNAVVGTHALFNVEFKNLALIIIDEEHKFGVKQKEKIKELSQNIHLLSMSATPIPRTLNMALSRIKGLSELKTPPSERQATRTFVKAYDEILLKEVILREIRRGGQIFYIHNNIATMAQKKEELLSILPQLKLAILHSQIPSSQAEDIVLDFAKGAYHLLLCTSIVESGIHLPNANTILVDGADCFGIADLHQLRGRVGRSNKGGFCYLLVEDFESITADAKKRLLALEKNSFLGSGGALAYHDLEIRGGGNLVGEAQSGHIKNIGYSLYLRLLEEAIFTLSGDVQQKQNPIDVKLSVTAFLNPELIESERLRLEIYRRLSKSEDENAVFLIEGEIEERFGRLDVYTRQFLDLIRIKIIARNCGISSILNYQQNISFVDLKGEKLMIKAASKDEDDLLTAVFTHLESLKSKQLQNKSKES
- a CDS encoding bactofilin family protein, with the protein product MAIFANNDKQISGNSGNTSIIAQGTKIKGDVISECNLHVDGTLEGNIIAKTNVAIGKNGSVNGSINSEHLVVSGKLMGNCECNIVEILPQGRIDGSITAKELIIEKTGEFVGQSVVYKNNECTNGFDKINKMGLDKSKVAPFSLKKSEDGGESK
- a CDS encoding M23 family metallopeptidase; protein product: MKNRFVVTITDVNGSKQYNIHQYMKQIMLYIILLVVVIFFFSFISIRLLLKEVEQIEIKRDLMQQEYLKINEKNEQLRALVDEKTEELVKVSDRIEDLEGIVGLSDQIIEAPQDLSLIERVDLARITGAQKAFVMQLIPNGVPLRGSYRITSEWGARVNPVLQRTQPHNGIDFGIPVGTPIYAPADGVADFTNNGYNGGYGIMVKLEHSFGFKTFYAHLSKIVVNKGDFVQRGQLIAYSGNSGRSTGPHLHYEIRYLSRDLNPRPFIEWTMRDYTQIFEKEKNIKWQSLLTMINKLVEIQATPALSHKEQK